The DNA segment AAGGGCTCCGGTTTAATCTGATCCAGGATATCAGCTGCATAAGCCTCCAATAATAATACTTCTGCCGCTTCCTTAGGAATTCCCCTTGCCCTTAGGTAGAACAAAGCTTCTTCATCCAGTTGACCAACGGTACAGCCGTGTGAACATTTGACATCGTCTGCAAAAATCTCCAGTTGCGGTTTGGTATTGATGGTCGCCTGATCAGATAAGATGATGTTTTTGTTGGATTGGTAGGCATTTGTCTTCTGTGCATCAGGTTGTACAATGATTCTTCCACTGAAAACACCTGTCGAATCATCACCCGCAATTCCTTTATAGAGCTGGTTACTAAAGCAGTTTGGCCGTTTATTGTCTACTAAGGTATGGTTGTCTACATGACTCTTCCCTTTTAGGAGGTACAATCCATAAAGATGGGTTTCGTTACCTGCAGCATCCAGTATCAGGTTCAGGTTGTTGCGAATTACGCCACCGTTCAGAGAAACCACTACTGTATGTACATAACTTCTGCCAATCTGGTGAATATGTGTGCTGCCTACCTGACTGGCATTTAAACCGTCGTGTTGGATTTTATAATATTCTACAAACGCATTTTCCTTCACCACTACTTCCAGGACCTCATTGGTAAAGCTTTCTGCTGTACCTAGTGTGGTATAAGTTTCCGTTAGCTGTAATTTTGCATTTTCTTCTACAAAGATCAAACTGCGGGGTTGAGAAAGTGTGTTTTGCTGCCTTGCATCCGCAATATGGTAGATATAAACCGGGTGCGTTAATTGCTGTCCTTTAGGGATCAAAAGAAACAGACCGTCCTGTATAAAAGAGGTATTCAGGGCATGGATTCCGTCCTTCAGGTATTCACTGCTTTGTCCCAGGTGCGCTTTAACCAGCTGCTCATATTTCCCTTTTGCAGCTTCTTCCAAAGCTAAGATGACCAGTTGAGATTCCCTAGAACGAATGGTCGACAGGGCAGGGACAAATCTTCCGTTCACGAAAACCAGTTCATTGGCCTGCTCATGGCCCGCCAGGCGAATGGCATCTATATCCGAAAGCTGAACCGCCGGGGCCTCGTTTGCAAACTGATAATCTTTGTCAAATAAACTGCTGATATTGGTGTATTTCCATTCTTCCAACTTGTAAGTCGGTAAGCCTGATTTGTTAAAGGTTTGGAAACCATCGGTTCTGAGTTCAGCAATGGCAGTTGCGGGACCGGAGTCCTGAAGTTGCTCAAACTGATCTTTAAAATAATTTACATTCGTCATTATCTTCCTTTTTTGATGATGATCTGCTTACAGACTGGCTGCTAAATCTGCTTCATCCGTAATAAAATCGTATCCTTTATCTTCCAGTTCCAATGCCAGTTCT comes from the Pedobacter sp. FW305-3-2-15-E-R2A2 genome and includes:
- the sufD gene encoding Fe-S cluster assembly protein SufD, which translates into the protein MTNVNYFKDQFEQLQDSGPATAIAELRTDGFQTFNKSGLPTYKLEEWKYTNISSLFDKDYQFANEAPAVQLSDIDAIRLAGHEQANELVFVNGRFVPALSTIRSRESQLVILALEEAAKGKYEQLVKAHLGQSSEYLKDGIHALNTSFIQDGLFLLIPKGQQLTHPVYIYHIADARQQNTLSQPRSLIFVEENAKLQLTETYTTLGTAESFTNEVLEVVVKENAFVEYYKIQHDGLNASQVGSTHIHQIGRSYVHTVVVSLNGGVIRNNLNLILDAAGNETHLYGLYLLKGKSHVDNHTLVDNKRPNCFSNQLYKGIAGDDSTGVFSGRIIVQPDAQKTNAYQSNKNIILSDQATINTKPQLEIFADDVKCSHGCTVGQLDEEALFYLRARGIPKEAAEVLLLEAYAADILDQIKPEPLRNHIAELIYEHLSIS